A region from the Variovorax sp. RKNM96 genome encodes:
- a CDS encoding dialkylrecorsinol condensing enzyme, with translation MIDLHSTALETAHPVTTSFPRSADPVARPKRVLVIHYSQSGQLDSVAEQIVAPLRADPSIEVHEETLRPLAPFPFPWPFITFFDAFPESAHLKPPPLAPLSLTGDEDFDLVILPYQVWFLAPSQPVTAFLKHPLAGRLLKGKPVVTVIACRNMWLLAHEKLKGMLDDVGARLIDNVVLTDPGPTLATFFTTPAWLIWGRKRGFWGMPDAGLSATQIRSTARFGRALRDALHGDLERGTGPLLAGLGAVQANARLLISEKAGTRSFFLWGKLIMAAGGPGAWPRKPLLLLYVVFLLALIVTVVPVSLTLQALLRPLFKGWLTKMTAQFECPSGSATDRSHLYDD, from the coding sequence ATGATTGATTTACATTCGACGGCCCTCGAAACAGCCCACCCAGTGACTACCAGCTTTCCCCGTTCCGCCGACCCGGTCGCACGCCCCAAGCGGGTGCTGGTGATTCATTACTCGCAGTCCGGACAGCTCGACAGCGTTGCCGAGCAGATCGTCGCGCCCTTGCGGGCCGATCCGTCCATCGAGGTGCACGAGGAAACGCTGCGCCCGCTGGCGCCGTTTCCGTTCCCCTGGCCCTTCATCACCTTCTTCGACGCCTTCCCGGAGTCGGCGCACCTGAAGCCGCCGCCGCTGGCGCCGCTCTCGCTCACGGGCGACGAGGATTTCGACCTCGTCATCCTGCCGTACCAGGTATGGTTTCTCGCGCCTTCGCAGCCGGTCACCGCATTCCTCAAGCACCCGCTGGCCGGGCGCCTGCTCAAGGGCAAGCCGGTGGTCACGGTCATCGCTTGCCGCAACATGTGGCTGCTGGCCCATGAAAAGCTCAAGGGCATGCTGGACGACGTGGGCGCGCGCCTCATCGACAACGTGGTGCTGACCGATCCCGGCCCGACGCTCGCCACCTTTTTCACCACGCCGGCGTGGCTCATCTGGGGCCGCAAGCGCGGCTTCTGGGGGATGCCCGATGCGGGACTCAGTGCTACGCAAATTCGTAGCACGGCCCGTTTCGGCCGTGCGCTGCGCGATGCGCTGCATGGCGACCTGGAGCGCGGCACCGGGCCGCTGCTGGCGGGCCTGGGCGCGGTGCAGGCCAATGCGCGCCTTCTCATCAGCGAGAAGGCCGGCACCCGCAGCTTCTTCCTCTGGGGCAAGCTCATCATGGCGGCCGGCGGGCCCGGTGCCTGGCCGCGCAAGCCGTTGCTGCTGCTCTATGTGGTGTTCCTGCTTGCGCTCATTGTCACGGTCGTGCCCGTGAGCTTGACGCTGCAGGCGCTTCTGCGACCTTTGTTCAAGGGGTGGCTGACTAAAATGACAGCCCAATTCGAGTGCCCGTCGGGCTCTGCCACGGACCGCTCCCACCTCTATGACGACTGA
- a CDS encoding beta-ketoacyl-ACP synthase III — MTTDVFLTRTAAFLPFSPVSNEDIEEVLGRIAGKASRARRLILRSNGIQSRHYAIDRATGQLAMTNAQLTASAIRGLGDDIGPVDCLATGTSLPDQLMPNHAVMVHGELGWPRLEVVACAGICLAGTAALKHAWLSVRAGDARRAVATGSELASAVMRGSRFEAELEHKLEALEERPELAFEKDFLRWMLSDGAGAVLLEREPRGPLSLRIDWIDLSSAAHELPVCMYAGADKNAEGGLDGWARTAPADWHRDSTFAVKQDVRLLNDNIVRATLAEPLAAVIEKRGLKAADIDWFLPHLSSNYFVEPVSRCLDAMGFSIPRERWFSNLARKGNTGSASPYIMLDELFRSGRIQPGQKLLMFVPESGRFSSGFIHMEAV, encoded by the coding sequence ATGACGACTGATGTCTTCCTGACCCGCACCGCCGCCTTCCTGCCCTTTTCCCCGGTCAGCAATGAAGACATCGAAGAAGTCCTCGGCCGCATCGCCGGCAAGGCGTCGCGTGCGCGGCGCTTGATTCTTCGCAGCAACGGCATCCAGTCGCGCCACTACGCCATCGATCGTGCCACCGGCCAACTGGCCATGACCAACGCGCAGCTCACCGCCTCGGCCATCCGCGGGCTGGGCGACGACATCGGCCCGGTCGACTGTCTCGCCACCGGCACCTCGCTCCCCGACCAGCTCATGCCCAACCATGCGGTGATGGTGCATGGCGAACTCGGCTGGCCGCGGCTCGAAGTGGTGGCCTGCGCGGGCATCTGCCTCGCGGGCACCGCGGCGCTCAAGCACGCCTGGCTCTCGGTGCGCGCGGGCGATGCGCGCCGCGCGGTGGCCACGGGCTCGGAGCTCGCATCCGCGGTGATGCGCGGCTCCCGTTTCGAGGCCGAGCTCGAGCACAAGCTCGAAGCGCTCGAAGAACGGCCCGAGCTGGCCTTCGAAAAGGACTTCCTGCGCTGGATGCTGTCCGACGGCGCAGGCGCGGTGCTGCTGGAGCGCGAGCCGCGCGGGCCGCTGTCGCTGCGCATCGACTGGATCGACCTGTCGTCGGCCGCGCACGAGCTGCCGGTGTGCATGTATGCGGGCGCCGACAAGAACGCCGAAGGCGGCCTCGACGGCTGGGCCCGCACCGCGCCTGCCGACTGGCACCGCGACTCGACCTTCGCCGTCAAGCAGGACGTGCGCCTGCTCAACGACAACATCGTGCGCGCCACGCTGGCCGAACCGCTCGCCGCCGTCATCGAGAAGCGCGGGCTCAAGGCGGCGGACATCGACTGGTTCCTGCCGCACCTGTCGTCGAACTATTTCGTCGAGCCGGTGAGCCGCTGCCTCGATGCCATGGGCTTTTCGATTCCGCGCGAGCGCTGGTTCAGCAACCTCGCGCGCAAGGGCAACACCGGGTCGGCATCGCCGTACATCATGCTCGACGAGCTGTTCCGTTCCGGACGCATCCAGCCCGGCCAGAAGCTCCTGATGTTCGTGCCCGAAAGCGGCCGCTTCTCCAGCGGCTTCATCCATATGGAGGCCGTATGA
- a CDS encoding BtrH N-terminal domain-containing protein has product MNFQHQQAAHCESGVISSLMRHHGAPMTESMALGLSSALSFAYLPFIKLSGLPLISYRMPPKAIIKGLLAPMAARFSFETFRSPEAGQQRLDALLADGRLVGLQTSVYWLPYFPPNMRFHFNAHNLLVYGKDGDDYLISDPVFEEPVRCASADLSRARFAKGVLAPKGLMYYPQAIDRKAVDAASVTKAIRKTVRNMLAPIPIVGVRGMRTLANRMQRLSATDPRSVDFIGHLVRMQEEIGTGGAGFRFIYAGFLQEAAQLLGKPQLTQMSERLIAIGDGWRAFALKAARMVKGREPVDPVALAGKLREQAQQEENFFRDLKAAVA; this is encoded by the coding sequence GTGAACTTCCAACACCAACAGGCGGCGCACTGCGAAAGCGGCGTCATCTCCAGCCTGATGCGCCACCACGGCGCGCCGATGACCGAGAGCATGGCGCTGGGGTTGTCGTCGGCGTTGTCCTTCGCCTACCTGCCGTTCATCAAGCTGTCGGGCCTGCCGCTGATCTCGTACCGCATGCCGCCCAAGGCCATCATCAAGGGCCTCCTGGCACCGATGGCCGCGCGCTTCAGTTTCGAGACTTTCCGCAGTCCCGAGGCAGGGCAACAGCGCCTCGATGCACTGCTGGCCGATGGCCGGCTGGTGGGCCTGCAGACCTCGGTGTACTGGCTGCCGTACTTTCCACCGAACATGCGCTTTCACTTCAACGCGCACAACCTGCTGGTCTACGGCAAGGACGGCGACGACTACCTGATCAGCGACCCGGTGTTCGAGGAGCCCGTGCGCTGCGCGAGCGCCGATCTCTCGCGTGCGCGCTTCGCCAAGGGCGTGCTCGCGCCCAAGGGGCTCATGTACTACCCGCAGGCCATCGATCGCAAGGCGGTCGACGCCGCCTCGGTGACCAAGGCCATCCGCAAGACGGTGCGCAACATGCTCGCGCCCATTCCCATCGTCGGCGTGCGCGGCATGCGCACGCTCGCCAACCGGATGCAGCGGCTGTCGGCCACCGATCCGCGCAGCGTCGATTTCATTGGCCACCTGGTGCGCATGCAGGAGGAAATCGGCACCGGCGGGGCGGGCTTCCGCTTCATCTACGCGGGCTTCCTGCAGGAGGCCGCGCAGCTGCTCGGCAAGCCGCAGCTCACGCAGATGTCGGAGCGGCTCATCGCCATCGGCGACGGCTGGCGCGCCTTCGCGCTCAAGGCGGCGCGCATGGTGAAGGGGCGCGAGCCCGTCGATCCGGTTGCACTGGCGGGCAAGCTGCGCGAACAGGCGCAGCAGGAGGAAAACTTCTTTCGCGATCTGAAGGCTGCCGTCGCCTGA